One Panicum virgatum strain AP13 chromosome 3N, P.virgatum_v5, whole genome shotgun sequence DNA segment encodes these proteins:
- the LOC120666735 gene encoding uncharacterized protein LOC120666735, with protein sequence MRVVEQQDLYTSIYSRAKLFDMKWIDWEHIDSIDQFACVRERCAHLGLEQIMSYHCDWDSELIRQFYSTVHISADKSSMTWMADGRRITTNKKAWEERFGIPGGVHTEIHSQFLLDDDDKRILYTATECTLGQISGLSPLASIANKIIRTTIYSKSGNTLHAHNWNVLYHIVEQHPFDIIALIFGEIELFISDRNRTKDLLLYAPYIMGMIMSAFEYDGPRESKHNSYKKPRPRHSYKLKRTKKVSRPPAHAVSATFEQPPSTFQSEVEAAGHQPQGDAVPGQAVLPQAITRKDLLQVFEDRLRPIRDSLASMEGRFGRVEGGPTLPMQHTNDSSSQIPAPHSSPAPSLQATTPTLPLAPAVSSEQASRMRVANFGVSA encoded by the exons ATGAGGGTCGTAG AGCAGCAGGACTTATATACCTCCATATACAGTAGGGCCAAATTGTTTGATATGAAGTGGATAGACTGGGAACATATTGATAGCATAGATCAGTTTGCTTGTGTCAGGGAGCGATGTG cccATCTGGGGCTTGAGCAGATCATGAGTTATCATTGTGATTGGGACAGTGAGCTGATTAGGCAGTTTTACTCTACAGTTCACATCAGTGCCGACAAGAGCTCTATGACTTGGATGGCAGATGGTAGGAGGATCACTACCAACAAGAAAGCATGGGAAGAGAGGTTTGGCATTCCTGGCGGTGTTCACACTGAGATTCACTCGCAGTTTTTacttgatgatgatgacaagagGATCCTGTACACAGCTACAGAATGCACACTTGGCCAAATCAGTGGCCTCTCTCCTTTGGCTAGCATAGCCAATAAGATTATTAGAACGACCATCTATTCCAAGTCTGGAAATACACTTCACGCACATAATTGGAACGTCCTATATCACATTGTGGAGCAGCATCCATTTGACATAATTGCTTTGATCTTTGGTGAGATAGAATTGTTTATTTCGGATCGCAATCGCACTAAAGACCTGCTGTTGTATGCACCATACATCATGGGGATGATTATGAGCGCATTTGAATACGACGGACCTAGAGAATCCAAGCACAATTCCTACAAAAAACCCAGACCCAGGCATTCCTACAAGCTGAAACGGACAAAAAAAGTTAGTCGTCCACCAGCACATGCAGTATCTGCAACTTTTGAGCAACCTCCTTCAACATTTCAGTCAGAGGTTGAGGCAGCTGGACATCAGCCTCAGGGAGATGCAGTCCCGGGGCAAGCCGTGCTACCTCAGGCTATCACACGCAAAGATCTCCTTCAGGTTTTTGAGGACAGACTAAGGCCAATAAGAGACTCATTAGCCAGCATGGAGGGCAGGTTTGGCAGAGTTGAGGGTGGACCCACTCTCCCGATGCAGCATACCAATGACTCTTCATCTCAGATCCCAGCTCCACATTCCTCTCCGGCACCATCCCTTCAGGCTACTACTCCAACACTGCCTCTGGCTCCAGCAGTTTCTTCTGAGCAGGCCAGCAGGATGCGTGTTGCCAACTTCGGTGTCTCAGCTTAA